A stretch of DNA from Cannabis sativa cultivar Pink pepper isolate KNU-18-1 chromosome X, ASM2916894v1, whole genome shotgun sequence:
AATTTAGGTAaacattgatattgacttaataTTGTAATCaaagtattttttattgttatttaagtattataaacttattaaaagtaaaagaattaccaaaaaaattaactattattatataaaaaaaaaaaaaaatagaacaactacGAAATACAAACCATTTCTTGAGTGAATTGGTTTGgtttgattttgaatttttaaaaaatcgtaaaactggtttggtttaaaaaaattaaaaattcaaatcaaATGGGAATGCAATTTTTGTCAAATTTATTTGATGTGATGcaggttttttttgtttttttgttgttttaagcAACATCACATATgcattttgaaataaaaaaaaaacttattaattaactttaaataaaccttatttttttcaatttaattattaaaagaaaaaaaaaaaggcaaacAAACAAACACAATCTCACCCTCACTATTTCAACTCCCCAAACCAAAATATCGCCTTGTAGGCCCTTGGTGGGCGCGCTTACTGCTTAGGCAACGTCAATGAACTCGCAGGATGTAGATTTGCTCCAGTGCCATCACCTCTTGTTTATTGATTTTCTTCTCAGATTCATTTGtttaaattaatgaaatttttgtgAAACGAGTTTGCAAGAATCAGTTTAGTGAAATGGGTTTTAGATGAGTTTACAAGGATCAATGGAGTTTTACTGATTTGGGTTTAAATAGTCCCAACAATATCCCCTAAACAAACAACATAATAAATATGAATAAAGAAAATGCAAAAAGCTTTTTTCCTAGCCGATGAATAGTTATATTTACAATGTGAGAGAGGCCTACCGATACACAAACCGATAGGTGACTCTCAGCTAGTAGCAATATGTATCAGTTGTGCTAAAAGAAAGTACAAGCCACTACAAAACCGTTTAGGCTTAGCTATTAACAAAGAAACAACTATGTACCTTCTTCCCTAAATACCTACAAGAAATATTACTCTGCTTATGCTACTGCCATCCTTTGAATATTAAGGACCAAAATGAAACTCAGTTGTTTCCTAACAAGTCAACACCACCACCTAGAAGGCTCTACCTCTGTTCTTACATAACCACTGTTAAAAAGCTAAAACAAAATCAACTAGCCTTGTTCATTGAATTATAACCACATAACCATGGCCAAAAAAAAGGTTGAACGCACCAGAAGCACAGTGAACAGCCAGTCAGATTTTGCTCCAAATACTATCATCAAACTGTGCACCAGATTGCTTTGAGGAGTCATCAATTAACCAAGACCTTCCGGTTGGTAATTCCTATCAGCATAGTATTAGTTATATATGTTTCGGCAGAAAAGCTTACATCTCAATGCCGGAGACCATCCACCACTACCCCAAGAGAACTGGAAATAACCTCATTGGATTTGCAATTACTGTCAACAGAGGCTGCACAAGAAGGGTCACAATTAGAGTCCACTGGCAAAGGTATTCTATCCTTAATATCGTCTTGTGCTTCTTGGCTTAAAATTGGGTGAACTGCATCAGCAGAGACcttgttagtattttgggaAACAGAGCAGGCATTAGATGTCATATGTTTGTCATCTACTGTTACAGATGTTTGCTGAGCAGCTGCACAGTCATTTACATGACATTTAAGTATTTTTTCTTCGGGATGATGACAGCTATCTATATCATCACTGGATATCTTTACTCCAGTCCTAGAGTCTGAGTCGTGGCAACCATTTTCAACAGAAACTTCCAACTCAGAAGAAACAATTTTTTCATCAAGTTCAGAAGCACTGATTCCAGCAGAGCAGTGCGTAGAAACCTTATCACAAGAATCGAGATTGTTTGCAACAGTGTGATCCTCAACTTTTGCCTCACAATGAACACATTCGGTATCATCCCTGGAGGCACAGAGAGAAGATCCCCCAGTTTTAGTTGCATCAACTTCAGTGCAAAGTAAAACAGACGATTCAATTTTCTCTCCCGAAATATTCCACTGGCTAAATTGCCTTCCCAACTCCTTTACTTTTTGATCAAGAACTGAAGTCTCTGGGCCACAAAAATCCTTTTGACAGTCACTGGTCTCTTTGGTCTGTTCAAGCAAACCATGTGAATCTTCAAAGCTTATGATTTTACCTTCCATATTATCATGAGCCACAGAAAGCTTGATCAAACATTTGTTCTCAGTATTATTTAAACAGACATCAAGACGTTGCAAACCGGATACACTAGCAGTTTCATTTATATTCACACCAGGATTTGCTTCACTAGAAATGTTAGAAACACACCCTTTGATGCCTGTTTCATCAGTTTTACACAACACTTCCTCCTTGGTATGGTGCCCAGGTTCACTGGACCTTGGACCTGCAATAAGTATCATTATGATATAAAACATGTCTTGAAGGCTGACAAACgtgaaatacaaaaataaaataactaccTTCAGCAATAATTGAACTTTTTTCTGCATTGTCAATGTTCAACAGTGGTTTCTGTAACATCTGTACGCCAGGGAAAACCAACAGGttcatatttttcattttcttcttgTGTGATATCTCAAGGGGCCTAAAACCAAATACGGAAGTCCATGTTTCTGTAAGTTGGGAGATAGCAGGCAGAACCAACTTCTCAACATTTAGAGAGCAAAGGACCTGataaagaagaacaaaaatAAATCAGTAGAAAATAACGTGACAATGGTTAATAAAATTAGTGAAAATCACAAACCGATACGTGGAAGAAACACTAAGACATCACTCCAGGCATTTACAATTTCAAATAGCATATTatcaaacaaaaagaaaaatttcagtCCAACATTATAAAATTCAgcattattttcttttctaaaaagAATTGAGACCGTAATCAGTAAACTGAAACTGAATGTAGCAGTACAATGAATTCGCAAAATCTACATTATAGAAACTTAAAGGAGAACTATCAAAATTTTCATATGTATTTTGACATAAAGCAAAGATGTTTACTGTTAGAACATACCGATTCAATTGCACATAAAAGCCGTCGGCACATTCCTTGGCGTCTATACATATAGCGGGTCCCAATGAATGGCATTTCTGCTAATTCAGTTCCGTGGATCCTGTTACATAGAGGGAGAAGAGGGATGATTCAATTCAGCTATTTGTCCAAACAATTCTATCCCATCATGCAAAAGCTAACCCAGACATTAACCAACAACTAACTGTTGAAGAATAACAATCTCATTAGCATAATGCCATCACATACCGAACTGAAGCTACACAGACAATCTCATCACCTCTCTCTAGAATTACAGTTAAAAAACCACTATAATTCAGGCGGTTAAAGTTAGACCTGTACAGGagacaaaattaattagtattattaagcacacacacacacacacatttcTGAAGAAATGTTGAGATAAACTAAAAGCAAAAAGTATGCCTACCCAAAATTATAAACAATGTTATGAATCAGATTGATCCCACTTCTGTTGTCAACCATAGGCAAAAAGCATTCGTCCATTATAGACAATGCAACAGCTATCTTGCCATTGCATTCAATTTGTTGTGCTTCATTGCATTCTTGAAATCTATCACATACAGAAGTACTTGAGCCAACACTAGACCGACGAACAAGAGTCCAAGAAAATCCTTCTTCCATCTTGTGTTTCACCCCAATAAGGGTCTTCAGTTTCTCAAATAGCTGGCAGAACAAAAACAGGAATAAATCTGTGCGATCAGGTATAAATGCAAATTAGATCGACAAAGTGTTCAATTGGGAATACAGAGTTCAAAAGAGAGAAACGTAACACTTCCTCTTAATGACAATCAAATCAAAGTCTTAACTCTTAACTAAGGCATATTTCACAATATGAAGAAATTCACCATTACGCAGTATGCACGTAAAACAATTTTTCCAACAAAAACTAAGGGAATATAGATCACTGAGAGGCAGCTATGTTTGCaatgattaataaatttatattcctATTTCCTgcttacatatttatatatttatatatataaatatgtatgtataaataAACTTAATCTTGAAAAGCAATCAAACTCATGTATACAAAATTCACTTGTGCGCTCAccataatttaacatattaaattaAAGGGGCCAACAATAGGAAACAATGCCCCTAATCACTATCTTGCAAATTCAAGCTGCATAATATTCTACCAATGCAAATCATACCTGTTGACACTTGCTCCCACAGAATGGTGAAGCGCTGGAAAAATTATACCCCGCATCACTTTCCCTACTACAAGAATGATGAACTAcaacaagaaaagaaaaaactgtAAAACATAAATTTATTCTAAACAATATTGATAAAAATATTATCAAATATGCACGAAAGCTAGAGCTTTACATTTTTCCTCACACAAATGGCATGTAAAAAACTCTGAAGCACccaaatcatcatcatcattctcTTGAAATTCTCTTCCACCAGCCATCCCACAAAATTTGCATGAGCAATATACACAATGCCAATCACCAGAAGGGAAATTCTGCAGTAAAAGAAAAAACAGTGTTCTCGTTTAGTACAATGTCAATAATCAAAACGAACCAActgcaaaaaaacaaaaatgaaaaaggGCAACAATTAAACATGTTCTGTTTCTGGAATATTCAATAAACGTCTTGTtatcataatataattaaacaGTAAAATTCTACTTTCCAAACATTTGTTGCCGAACACAATGTAGTATGTACATATCTTTACTGTGCAGGCAACAAAGCAACAAACCCATAAGCAAAAACATGCAATTACAGCATTGAgctttttatatacatataaaattgtAGCATTGGTTTTGGTCTTAGCATGGTAACAAAACATCAAATTGTTGTCAACCCTCCCCACTACCTGTAATCCATTTTTGTCTTTCAGTTCAATAAGTAAACTCGTgcagtttgaaaaataaaaaatatgacacaCCAATTAGGGTCACACACATCACATGAGTTACTTTAGTTTCACACTGTATGCTCAAAAGTAAACCCTTGACATTATTATAAGTAGCCAAGGAAATTAGTGACATGGCAACTTCACTGTTGCATGCAATGGAAGCGATATTTAAAGATGATATACACATTTCAAAAAGTGCATAAGAGGTCAGATGTACATACTTGAATATCTAAACAACTTTGGTGGAATGTTGATGGGCAACCATCGCAACAGATCAAATCTCCACCATCTCCGCAGATACCACAAGTGTCATCATTTGGGTCTTCACCATTGACGTCTACGTCAAGAAATCCCTTACACTCAGATTGAAGTTGCTTATTCCAAGAGTCTAACAGGCATTCCAAGAGGGAAGGTCCAGACTCTAGAAATATGTTGTTATATGGTTCACAGAGATTACTTCCTGCATGACTTTCAAATTCTGAAATTGTCAAGGTTTTACGACAGCAGTCACAGAGAATGCCATTTCTTGTAATTTGACCCTCAAGCAGCACATGTGTCTTTCTTCGGTTCAAACAGTGCACCTTCCCGTTTAATGAAACAGTTCCCATGTCAATCATCCAGGCAAGCACAGTTCTACTCCCAGAATACAGGATATAGCCATCAGAATCTGAATCTGCATCCTCCAAGGAGCTGCGAACCAACAAAGTACGCTGTTTTCCATTTTGAGTTTTCTTCTGCTTATGACCTCGAACCAAAATTGGTATTCGCTTGTGTTGAGTACCAGCTGAATTTTCTCGGTTACAATGCAAAGATTTCTTTCTGGACCTCCCTCTCTGTAATTTTGCAACCAATTTTCTTGTACGCTCTGTCTTGCCAGATTCCTTTCCTGCTTTTcgtttcaatttattttctccTCTTTTATTGATAGCTACCCTTTTAAGCATACCAAATTCCTCATCAGGTATAGGAATAAACTTGAAACCAGCTTTATAAACCTCATCTTCACCATCACCATTTTCGTAGTGTTTTCTAAGCCTCTTATAAGCTAGGGTGACTGACCAGTGAGTCTTCCCATCTGGACTAACATACACAGCGTCAAGGTAATCCTTGGAAGCCCTAGGCCTACGTTGAATTGTCCAGCCTGCACTCAGAAGCAATTCTATAATTTTCTCTCTCACAGACTGTTTTACCACACTTCTAGGAGGTTCCTCTTCTCCATCCTTCTTTTTAGTTTTCCCTTTCACAACACTACGCTTCGCATATTCGAGGCTCTGTTCATGAACTGTATTGGATCTCTTCCGTGTTGTGGCTTCAGCTTCCTTGATCATCGAATCCACCACAATTTTGTTCTTGTTAGGTGATGATAATATATCCACGTTCAATTCATTTCCATTCTGCTCTGTTTCCTGGCATAACAAGCAAGCTGGCAGGTTTGGATTCACATTGTCCTGCTCATTAGGTTGCAGGACAGAATGTACTGGCTGCCCTATATCATCCACATCTATTTCTCTTTCCTTCATATCAACATCCCCCTTCAGGGGCATCCCACATGTATGTCTTAACTTCTTTAATTGACCATCAGATATCAACTTGTTATTCTCTTGATTTTCAACATTGTGCAGTCTCCCTAGGTTGCGTTTTAAAGATTTATTTCTCTCTCGTGTTTTTGAGGGTCTCCGAAGCTTAAGTTTCGACACTCCAGGCCCCTCTTGCACTTTTCGAGGCCTTCCACGAGTCTCTCGCATTTTGAGGGGTCTTCGACGCTTATCCCTCAACTTTTTCTTCAACCCACTGCCCGATGCTAATTGAACATGCACTTCATTTTCCACTTTCCGTGGCCTCCCACGTCTCTCTACCTTCTTCAGTTCACTGGCACCACTCTCTACCTTCTTCTTCAACCCACTACCCAATGCTAATTGACCATGCACTTCATTTTCCACTTTGCGTGGCCTCCCACGTCTCTCTACCTTCAATTCAGTGGCATCACCCTCAACCTTCTCCAATTCAGTGGCATCACTATCTACCTTCTTCAATTCAGTGGCATCACTCTCTACCTTCTTCGACTCGCTACCTGATGCTAATTGACCAAGCACCTCATTTTTCACTTTGCGTGGCCTCCCACGTCTCTCTACCTTCTTCAATTTACCGACATCACTCTCTACCTTCTTCTTCAACCCACTACCCGATGCTAATTGACCATGCACTTCATTTTCCACTTTGCGTGGTCTCCCACGTCTCTCTACCTTCTTCAATTTACCGGCATCACTCTCTACCTTCTTCTTCAACCCACTACCCGATGCTAATTGACCATGCACTTCATTTTCCACTTTGCGTGGCCTCCCACGTCTTTCTACCTTCTTCAATTCACAAGCATCACTCTCTACCTTCTTCAATTCACAGGCATCACCTTCTACCTTCTTCAATTCACTAGCATCACTCACTACCTTCCTAAGTTCACTAGCATCACTCTCTACCTTCTTCAGTTCACTGGCATCACTCTCTACCTTCTTCTTCAACCCACTACCCAATGCTAATTGACCATGCACTTCATTTTCCACTTTGCGTGGCCTCCCACGTCTTTCTACCTTCTTTAGTTCACAGGCACCACTCTCTACCTTCTTCAATTCACAGGCATCACTCTCTACCTTCTTCAATTCACTAGCATCACACGCTACCTTCGTCAATTCACTAGCAACACTCTCTACCTTCTTCAGTTCACTGGCATCACTCTCTAACTTCTTCAATTCACTGGAATCATTCTCTAAAGGTGGTCTCTTGCGCTTATGTCCTGAGATCTTATCAAGACCACCATCCAATTGATCTCTCTTAACCTTATTCTGTTCGGCCAATTTCTTTTCAGACTTATCACCTTCCTTCGTCtttaaatcaaaaatatcttcaGACACCTTCACTTTGTCACCTTCACCAGCCAACACAGAACTTGACCGCAGAACCCTACGAACAACTGGCACTTCATTACTCAGCTGTTCCGCCTTAACCTTAACCTTCTTTTTCTCAGCACCAACACCATCACTGTCAATGAATGCAGCACCATCCACcctcttcctcttcctcccATTATCAGCTACCTCATCAACCTTTACAAAACTACCCTCATCACCACAAAGTCCAGCACTTTCTTCAAGCACCTCATTCACACCAAGTCCAGCACTTTCTTCAAGCACCTCATTCACACCAAGTCCAGCACTTTCTTCAAGCACCTCATTCACACCAAGTCCACCACTTTCTTCAAGCCCCTCATTCACCAATGACTCTCTCTCAAGCTCAGGACCACAAAAGATTGAATTTTTAACCTTTTCATCCCCTGATTCAGAACTCACATGATTCTCCTCATGTCCTATACTCTCAACAACAGCCCGGTTCAGAGAATCCTTACCACTCTCAGTCTTAGCATAACGCTTACCAGATCTTAGACAGTCTTTCATCTCTCCTAAATCCACACGAAACCCTAATCGTAAAACCACCCAGTTTCAGTTCAAAACAACCTCACCAAACGAAATCAAAACAAAGAGAAACAGTTGCTCCCTCGTCATTCCATTCACTTTACCAAAAACAAAAACCCCAGTTCGAGAAATAGAAGGGAAAAAAAATGCTTCCCGGAACAAATTAACCCGACCCTGAAACCGaacaaaaaattgaataaacacgaaaccagaaaataaaaatacgaaaaagaaaaagaaacccAGATCAAAGAACAAGAGTGTTAATAAAAGCTTACACAATGCAGCAAAGTCTGGGAAATCGCGTGATCCTAAACTCTTTTGAAAATCTTCTGAAGTCCGGTGACTCAATCTCCGAAATCCGAGACACATAATGGGTGGGTTTAgatagaaaaagaaagaaagaaaaggggAAATAATAATATAGAGAGTGAGAAAGAGAAGAGTCGTTGCCGCTGAAACTTGAGAATGGGTTGAAGAATTTAGAAAGTTTTTTGAGTAagcgtttttttttttcaattatttaattaaaatgttttatataattatatatttaaatattttgattgGAAAAAGAGTAGAGGAGTACATCGTAGCCTTCGTAGGtaggaagagagagaagtgaGGGTGGCCAAGCCAAGGATGGGCGGGATCGTCAATTTGCCATTCCAATACGGCCTCCGATTTCCGATTTCCCTccataaatgtaaaataaataataaaatatggtatttttttttataattttttctattttgagACCCAAAACACAATTTCGTTGGTCACCGcgtcacaacaacaacaacacccAATTTGAAAGaagtaaaagaaaagaaaacagaaacacatatacacacaccCAAAAGAAAATTTCACTATCTATTTgagaaatttaattatatatgcatgtattaGGGGAAAATTAATTCTTGTACTAATATTAGGGGAATAGGTCAACTTTCCTCTTATTTTAAAAATGTCCTTCCCATTTTGAATCTCTCTACTCATCTCTCTTCCCGCTTTTCTCTCTcgctcttttctccttctttccTAAACTGAAACGCACCAAATTTCAAGCCCGAACGAAGCAGCCCAACCACCTCGCGCCACCAACAAAGTTTTCCAACCATCGAGTGCCACCCACGAAGTTTCTCCAACCATCGACAACCACCCTCGGAATGAGAATGTGGAAGgttggttttattttttaaaatattatccatttaaaccctgaATTATCCATTCAAACAATATGTAGTTTCTTcgtattttttgtttattatttagtaaaaaattgagttttggtGAAATCTGcatttttttgtgatttttttgtaTATGGTACGATGGGGTACGATAGTAATTGTAAGTGTCGTTATTTTGTGACAGATTATTTTAATAGAATGTCTAGTCATGTCTGGATTTTGAGTCTGTTATATCTGCACACTTGCGTACTGTTAAGTTGGTGTGAGTCTGTTATGACTTATCGTTAGGAGTTAGCCAGTGCCAGGTGGACTGTTCTGTTGGGTATAAATAGTCGGTTTCATTCTGTAAACAGATTATCCATTAAATCGATATTGTTAGTTAGTTCAGTTTTATCGTGGGTGTTAGTGTTGTATCTTGCCgttcttgttgttgtttctacAGGTCTGATTGTATAGCTTGAAGATGGTCATCAATGGCAGAACGATCAGAGCCTGACGTAGCTGAGTTCagactgaagggagttcagtgtcaacttcgtcatcagatctgaagggatttcagattgAAGAAGTGTCGAAGACAAACTCAGTTGatgcacaagggattgtgcacTTGCAATCAAGATTATTGATTGctgttggtaattcattactaattgtTGTAAAGTTTGTATTAAATTCCTTAGAGTGAACtggaaattgtaatatgaaaCTCTTGAGAATTAGTAGATGAgattaccctggttcggggaacccaagcactagtcggtTGAGATGTGTTCTtagtgcagatgaagcttgtaaatctTTGTGTGCTTTACTGCTTTACTCTTAATTCAAGTCTAAAATACATGTGTTGAAATCAATCTATTCAAAGATAATCAACTCGCTAATCTGAATCATGAAAATCAACAAGTAGTACTTTCAGTAATGTAATATGGAAGTTATGGATGAAGATCCGATGGTGGTTCGACACGGGCTCGATGCCTTGCTGTTGTTGAAATGAGCAAAGTTTTAAAGAGGTAGGTCCGATAGTAGCCCGATGCTaccattttttcttattttttaatgttaGGTACCATCGGACCACTATCAGACCTACGTCTCAAACTTTGCTCATTTCAACAACAGAAAGGCATTGTGCCTGCATCAAACCACCATCAGACCTTCATCCCTACCTCCAAATTACACTACTATCGTACCCCTCATTGGACCACTATCGTACCCAATCGTACCATATACAAAAAAATCACAGAAAACGCAAATTTCAccaaaactcaatttttaccaaacaataaacaaaaaattcaaagtAACCACAAATCGGGGTGAATGGATAAtttagggtttaaatggataacattaaaaaaaaactaaccttTGACGACGACATTGCAAGTCAATGGAGAAGCCTGAGGGTCCGCGGTGGTCGTTCGGTCCGTGAGTCATGTAGGTCATGCGGTTGCGGTGGTTGCAATGGTCGTGGAGATAAGAGACTGAGGTGGATGTTGGTTGTGGTCGATTCATTAAAGTTTGGGTGAGTGCAGAGCAAGAGAGGGAGGAAAGAAGGGGTGAAGAGAGAGGCGGTTGTTTGAAAATGGGAGGAGTATTTTGGGGTTTAAGGTAAAGTTGTACCTATTTTAACAACAATCTCAAGTGATTTTGTTAGGaagtcatttaattatttatatagaaGTTcagtttattaatattttatgattttttaaagttttctttatgaattggatatccaatcaCGAAAAATTAGATATtcgattataattaaattggaTTAGATGTTAAAAGTTAGAAATTAAATCAGTTATTGGATATCaatctcaaaaaataattaaaaatcgttctaatctaattacatttatatatattaaaaaattaactatttatatttatttatttatataattataaatattaaaaatatatattaattatacttttagtgtatttttttgttgaatttgtaacacttgattattttgtgtatttattttattttattacttgctaatgttattgttttagttattttaatCTTTAAGTTTCATTACACTAATCACGTTAGTATTTTTAGggagtattaaacttaaataaatgtTGATGTTTTGATTTTAcgtatttttcttaatttttttattaaaaaaattaggtgTGTATTTGGATACCCAAttaaaaaaccgatccaatccaattagtaattagaTTGAATTTTGAGGTTGTTGACACTAAAAAGTAGCCAATATCAGTTCGTTAGATTGGCGAGATGATTAATAAGTTTAAGTATATAGTTTAGAGAGACACAAAATTTATAATAGTTCACTCTCCATATCGCAATAGTAATGGAACTACGTCTATTTCGACTTTTTATTTATCACGAGAATTACAGAAAAATACTAATAAGCTCTAGTTTAAGTCTCATAAGCTTCAATTTTTAGAGAGAAGCTTCAATTCTAAACTTCCAGTGAAATTGTCCACCTCCCAATGACAATAgtaccctgctgcctcaactaACTGCCAATCAATATAAACAAGTTCTCAAACCTTCTTGCTACACAAACATCTAGTATGACTTTCATGGATCCTAGTTCCTCTACCGGTATCTCATGTACAATTCTGTCCCATACCTCTAATATTACCTCAAAATAATTCTTGGATAGTAGACTAGGCACATTTGTTCTAACATGAATTTATTCCAAAGTATTCATCTTATATCTCTAATAAAATTGATCCTCCCTATCAATAATCATTTAATGGTCCACAAAAGTGGCAATGTCAAGTTTATAGATCTTCTCATCATCATTGATGTTCTTTATGCACTTAGTTTCAATATAATATCATCTCTATTAGCAGTTTAACAGATAGAAATACTCTTGTCATGAATTTTTttgctaataaattttatatacagAAAATACATAATGAGAAAATGATTAGCAAAAGTGAATCCAGAAATAAACTCTATATTTTGGACCTTGCACCAATTTCGACCAAAGTCTTTTCCATTTATAATGAGACTTGGCACACTAGATTAAGACATTTATCTCACAAATGTTTGAATTTACTTAAAGATACTCTTCattgtaaaa
This window harbors:
- the LOC115703852 gene encoding uncharacterized protein LOC115703852 isoform X2, producing the protein MKDCLRSGKRYAKTESGKDSLNRAVVESIGHEENHVSSESGDEKVKNSIFCGPELERESLVNEGLEESGGLGVNEVLEESAGLGVNEVLEESAGLCGDEGSFVKVDEVADNGRKRKRVDGAAFIDSDGVGAEKKKVKVKAEQLSNEVPVVRRVLRSSSVLAGEGDKVKVSEDIFDLKTKEGDKSEKKLAEQNKVKRDQLDGGLDKISGHKRKRPPLENDSSELKKLESDASELKKVESVASELTKVACDASELKKVESDACELKKVESGACELKKVERRGRPRKVENEVHGQLALGSGLKKKVESDASELKKVESDASELRKVVSDASELKKVEGDACELKKVESDACELKKVERRGRPRKVENEVHGQLASGSGLKKKVESDAGKLKKVERRGRPRKVENEVHGQLASGSGLKKKVESDVGKLKKVERRGRPRKVKNEVLGQLASGSESKKVESDATELKKVDSDATELEKVEGDATELKVERRGRPRKVENEVHGQLALGSGLKKKVESGASELKKVERRGRPRKVENEVHVQLASGSGLKKKLRDKRRRPLKMRETRGRPRKVQEGPGVSKLKLRRPSKTRERNKSLKRNLGRLHNVENQENNKLISDGQLKKLRHTCGMPLKGDVDMKEREIDVDDIGQPVHSVLQPNEQDNVNPNLPACLLCQETEQNGNELNVDILSSPNKNKIVVDSMIKEAEATTRKRSNTVHEQSLEYAKRSVVKGKTKKKDGEEEPPRSVVKQSVREKIIELLLSAGWTIQRRPRASKDYLDAVYVSPDGKTHWSVTLAYKRLRKHYENGDGEDEVYKAGFKFIPIPDEEFGMLKRVAINKRGENKLKRKAGKESGKTERTRKLVAKLQRGRSRKKSLHCNRENSAGTQHKRIPILVRGHKQKKTQNGKQRTLLVRSSLEDADSDSDGYILYSGSRTVLAWMIDMGTVSLNGKVHCLNRRKTHVLLEGQITRNGILCDCCRKTLTISEFESHAGSNLCEPYNNIFLESGPSLLECLLDSWNKQLQSECKGFLDVDVNGEDPNDDTCGICGDGGDLICCDGCPSTFHQSCLDIQNFPSGDWHCVYCSCKFCGMAGGREFQENDDDDLGASEFFTCHLCEEKFHHSCSRESDAGYNFSSASPFCGSKCQQLFEKLKTLIGVKHKMEEGFSWTLVRRSSVGSSTSVCDRFQECNEAQQIECNGKIAVALSIMDECFLPMVDNRSGINLIHNIVYNFGSNFNRLNYSGFLTVILERGDEIVCVASVRIHGTELAEMPFIGTRYMYRRQGMCRRLLCAIESVLCSLNVEKLVLPAISQLTETWTSVFGFRPLEISHKKKMKNMNLLVFPGVQMLQKPLLNIDNAEKSSIIAEGPRSSEPGHHTKEEVLCKTDETGIKGCVSNISSEANPGVNINETASVSGLQRLDVCLNNTENKCLIKLSVAHDNMEGKIISFEDSHGLLEQTKETSDCQKDFCGPETSVLDQKVKELGRQFSQWNISGEKIESSVLLCTEVDATKTGGSSLCASRDDTECVHCEAKVEDHTVANNLDSCDKVSTHCSAGISASELDEKIVSSELEVSVENGCHDSDSRTGVKISSDDIDSCHHPEEKILKCHVNDCAAAQQTSVTVDDKHMTSNACSVSQNTNKVSADAVHPILSQEAQDDIKDRIPLPVDSNCDPSCAASVDSNCKSNEVISSSLGVVVDGLRH